A window of the Acidimicrobiales bacterium genome harbors these coding sequences:
- a CDS encoding metal ABC transporter ATP-binding protein, translating to MNDNGEVHKMIRPGELLRLEHVTCSYGEGPVLRDIDFTIGDHQFTGIVGPSGSGKTTLLKVLLGTMRPVHGEVYRTPGLGIGYVPQVETVDWSFPLTVSECVLLASPGNRRLPWPSRAERAAARDVMDRLGIGALADRHIRELSGGQQQRMFIARALLGQPQLLVMDEPTSGVDVKTRHEVLHLLADLNADGLAVVLTTHDLNGMASHLPHLVCMNTSIVASGAPADVLTSEVMEATFGAAMEVFDYSGHRVVIDLADTAPIIPLMRDAR from the coding sequence ATGAACGACAATGGTGAGGTCCACAAGATGATCCGGCCCGGTGAGCTGCTCCGCCTCGAACACGTCACGTGCTCCTACGGCGAAGGCCCGGTGTTGCGCGACATCGATTTCACGATCGGCGATCACCAATTCACCGGCATCGTGGGCCCATCGGGCTCGGGCAAGACCACCCTGCTCAAGGTGTTGCTCGGCACCATGCGGCCCGTGCACGGCGAGGTATACCGCACACCGGGTCTCGGGATCGGCTACGTGCCGCAGGTCGAAACGGTCGACTGGAGCTTCCCACTCACGGTGTCGGAGTGCGTGTTGTTGGCCAGCCCCGGGAATCGTCGGCTCCCGTGGCCGAGCCGGGCCGAGCGAGCTGCGGCCCGAGACGTCATGGATCGCCTCGGCATCGGTGCGCTGGCCGATCGGCACATTCGCGAGCTGTCCGGTGGTCAGCAGCAGCGCATGTTCATCGCTCGGGCATTGCTCGGACAGCCGCAGCTGCTCGTGATGGACGAGCCGACCTCGGGTGTCGACGTCAAGACTCGTCACGAGGTGCTCCATCTCCTGGCCGATCTGAACGCCGATGGCCTCGCGGTGGTCCTGACCACGCATGATCTCAACGGCATGGCGTCACACCTCCCACATCTGGTGTGTATGAACACCTCGATCGTCGCCAGCGGTGCTCCGGCCGACGTCCTCACCTCGGAGGTCATGGAGGCAACGTTCGGGGCGGCGATGGAGGTCTTCGACTACAGCGGTCATCGGGTCGTGATCGACCTCGCCGACACCGCACCGATCATTCCGCTGATGCGTGACGCACGATGA
- a CDS encoding metal ABC transporter permease: MIEELVRPFEFEFFRNGLIVATLAGALCGMIGVYVVLKGMSYIGHGLSHAIFGGFAISALIGVNFVLGAGVWGVASALAINGVTRRRVIGADAAIGVITTASFALGLALFAIFGRQGRSFEAALFGSILGVDYDDVVAVAVVTLAVMVVVFFGYRQLLFTTFDPDVAESSGISTARVDALLMVVLSASILVSMQVLGVTLIAATLAIPASIARMLTNSFRDMLFLATGIGAVTGFVGMNLSYHLDIQSGPTIVLVGAIGFAAVYLVSGSRTRSRLAGIDHH; encoded by the coding sequence ATGATCGAGGAACTGGTTCGCCCCTTCGAGTTCGAGTTCTTTCGCAACGGCCTCATCGTGGCCACGCTGGCCGGTGCTCTGTGCGGGATGATCGGCGTCTACGTGGTTCTCAAGGGCATGAGCTACATCGGGCATGGATTGTCACACGCGATCTTCGGTGGGTTTGCGATCAGCGCGTTGATCGGCGTCAACTTCGTGCTCGGGGCCGGGGTTTGGGGTGTTGCCTCTGCGCTCGCCATCAACGGCGTGACCCGTCGTCGGGTCATCGGGGCCGATGCCGCGATCGGCGTGATCACCACGGCGTCGTTTGCGCTTGGTCTCGCTCTCTTCGCCATCTTCGGTCGCCAGGGGAGGAGCTTCGAAGCGGCGTTGTTCGGCAGCATCCTCGGCGTCGACTACGACGACGTGGTGGCGGTCGCCGTCGTCACACTGGCCGTCATGGTGGTGGTCTTCTTCGGCTACCGCCAGCTGCTGTTCACCACGTTCGACCCCGACGTCGCCGAATCTTCTGGCATCTCGACCGCACGGGTCGACGCTCTGCTGATGGTCGTGCTGTCGGCATCGATCCTCGTCAGCATGCAGGTGCTCGGCGTCACGCTGATCGCCGCCACCCTCGCCATCCCCGCATCGATCGCCCGGATGCTCACCAACTCGTTCCGCGACATGTTGTTCCTGGCCACCGGCATTGGAGCCGTCACCGGCTTCGTCGGGATGAATCTCAGCTACCACCTCGACATCCAGTCCGGTCCGACCATCGTGCTCGTCGGGGCGATCGGGTTCGCCGCGGTCTACCTGGTCTCGGGGTCACGAACCCGCAGCCGCCTCGCGGGAATCGATCATCACTGA
- a CDS encoding DsbA family protein, with translation MTVIDVYADIWCPFTHVGLKRLVEQRAARGDGVTLRVRPWPLELVNGKPMDAHFIGEEVDDLREQAAGDLFSGFDVEAFPTTTLPALALVESAYRIGDAEGERLSLALRDALFEEGRDISDPHVLNTIADAAGLPPAIPADTEAVLAEWEQGKERGVVGSPHFFTEHGAFFCPALDIKRVDGHLRIAPDLPAFETFVEACFA, from the coding sequence ATGACCGTCATCGATGTGTATGCCGATATCTGGTGTCCGTTCACCCACGTTGGACTCAAGCGATTGGTCGAGCAGCGAGCTGCTCGCGGTGACGGGGTGACGCTGCGAGTGCGTCCGTGGCCCCTCGAACTGGTCAACGGCAAACCCATGGACGCCCACTTCATCGGCGAGGAAGTCGATGATCTACGGGAGCAGGCCGCCGGCGACCTGTTCAGCGGATTCGACGTCGAGGCCTTTCCGACGACCACCCTGCCGGCACTGGCGCTGGTCGAATCGGCCTACCGCATCGGCGATGCCGAGGGTGAGCGACTCAGCCTCGCACTACGAGACGCCCTGTTCGAAGAGGGACGAGACATCAGCGATCCGCACGTGCTCAACACGATCGCGGACGCCGCCGGTCTGCCGCCGGCGATCCCGGCCGACACCGAGGCCGTCCTGGCCGAGTGGGAGCAGGGCAAGGAGCGTGGCGTGGTCGGTTCACCGCACTTCTTCACCGAGCATGGTGCGTTCTTCTGTCCGGCGCTCGACATCAAGCGAGTAGACGGCCACCTCCGCATTGCGCCCGACCTCCCAGCATTCGAGACCTTTGTCGAGGCGTGTTTCGCCTGA
- a CDS encoding SEC-C metal-binding domain-containing protein gives MSTLRPAGSGREARALAFVRTIASPRSALVLTSDAVLPGDWPIGEATPEANLGHALGWTAEVRRHDLVLLNPLGEGIVKAALPDLSVEWLSNVRHDGSCAIYLAPSDHDAEFAELAISAAAAAGELRAATVRTAVADDYGKTDPVGRNQPCPCGSGKKYKHCHG, from the coding sequence ATGTCGACGTTGCGACCTGCTGGATCGGGCCGAGAGGCCAGGGCTCTCGCCTTCGTGCGGACGATCGCGTCGCCCCGCTCGGCCTTGGTGCTGACGTCCGACGCCGTCCTGCCCGGCGACTGGCCGATCGGTGAAGCGACACCGGAGGCCAACCTCGGTCACGCTCTCGGTTGGACCGCCGAGGTGCGCCGTCACGACCTCGTCCTGCTGAACCCGCTGGGCGAGGGCATCGTCAAGGCGGCGCTGCCCGATCTCTCGGTCGAGTGGCTGAGCAATGTCCGTCACGACGGCAGTTGCGCGATCTATCTTGCGCCCTCCGACCACGACGCCGAGTTTGCTGAGCTGGCCATCTCGGCGGCCGCCGCAGCGGGTGAGCTCCGAGCCGCCACCGTGCGCACGGCGGTCGCCGACGACTACGGCAAGACCGATCCGGTGGGGCGCAATCAGCCGTGTCCTTGTGGCTCGGGGAAGAAGTACAAGCACTGTCACGGGTGA
- a CDS encoding NAD(P)/FAD-dependent oxidoreductase — translation MTITEASSPAARDDANPTEHFDVLIVGAGISGVGGAYHLTKQRPETSFVVLENQGSFGGTWRTHTYPGIRSDSDLYTFGYRFKPWTSAPIATADEILKYMGEVIDENDLGQYIRYGHTITAASWSEADKQWTIEATTTDGPKRFTAKFLWMCQGYYRHSEGYTPTWPGMDRFQGTIVHPQTWPDDLDYAGKNVVVIGSGATAATLIPAMADDVEHITMLQRSPTYFFTGRNANELADTLRELDIDETWIHEIVRRKILHDGAMVAKASFEAPEMVKQELFTAIKEVMGEDYDLSPHFTPKYLPWRQRIAFVPDGDLFKGIKSGKASVVTDEIDTFTEKGIALKSGEELEADIIITATGFNLNVLGDIAFNIDGEPLNFADTVTYHGTMFTRIPNMAWVFGYFRASWTLRAELIADFVIRLLQHMDDKGAAVVEPKLGEAEADMKLLPWVDPENFNPGYINRGLHLLPHQGDREPWRHMQDYMTEKDILPNVDFDAGGLEFR, via the coding sequence ATGACGATCACCGAAGCATCTAGCCCCGCCGCCCGTGACGACGCCAACCCCACCGAACATTTCGATGTCCTCATCGTGGGCGCCGGCATCTCTGGTGTTGGTGGTGCCTACCACCTGACCAAGCAACGTCCCGAGACATCGTTCGTGGTACTCGAGAACCAGGGCTCGTTCGGCGGGACCTGGCGAACGCACACCTATCCGGGCATCCGTTCCGACAGCGATCTGTACACGTTCGGGTACCGGTTCAAGCCGTGGACCAGCGCCCCGATCGCCACCGCCGACGAGATCCTCAAATACATGGGCGAGGTGATCGACGAGAACGATCTCGGCCAGTACATCCGCTACGGCCACACCATCACCGCTGCGTCGTGGAGCGAAGCCGACAAGCAGTGGACCATCGAGGCCACGACCACCGACGGCCCCAAGCGGTTCACGGCCAAGTTCTTGTGGATGTGCCAGGGCTACTACCGCCATTCCGAGGGCTACACACCGACCTGGCCGGGCATGGATCGTTTTCAGGGAACGATCGTGCACCCGCAAACCTGGCCCGACGACCTCGACTACGCAGGCAAGAACGTGGTCGTGATCGGCTCCGGGGCCACCGCTGCCACGTTGATCCCGGCCATGGCCGACGACGTCGAGCACATCACGATGCTGCAGCGGTCGCCCACCTACTTCTTCACCGGGCGCAACGCCAACGAACTCGCCGACACCCTGCGCGAACTCGACATCGACGAGACCTGGATCCACGAGATCGTTCGCCGCAAGATCCTCCACGACGGGGCGATGGTCGCCAAGGCTTCGTTCGAGGCGCCCGAGATGGTCAAGCAGGAGCTGTTCACCGCCATCAAGGAAGTGATGGGCGAGGACTACGATCTGTCGCCACACTTCACCCCCAAGTACCTGCCGTGGCGCCAGCGCATCGCGTTCGTCCCCGACGGTGACCTGTTCAAAGGCATCAAGAGCGGCAAGGCCTCGGTGGTCACCGACGAGATCGACACCTTCACCGAGAAGGGCATCGCGCTCAAGTCCGGCGAGGAGCTCGAGGCCGACATCATCATCACGGCCACCGGCTTCAACCTGAACGTGCTCGGCGACATCGCCTTCAACATCGACGGCGAGCCGCTCAACTTCGCCGACACGGTCACCTATCACGGCACCATGTTCACCCGCATTCCCAACATGGCCTGGGTCTTCGGGTACTTCCGTGCCAGCTGGACCCTGCGGGCCGAGCTCATCGCCGACTTCGTCATCCGTCTGCTCCAGCACATGGACGACAAGGGCGCTGCGGTCGTCGAGCCGAAACTCGGTGAGGCCGAGGCCGACATGAAGCTCCTGCCCTGGGTCGATCCGGAGAACTTCAACCCCGGCTACATCAACCGGGGGCTGCACCTGTTGCCCCATCAGGGTGATCGTGAGCCGTGGCGTCACATGCAGGACTACATGACCGAGAAGGACATCCTCCCCAACGTCGACTTCGACGCCGGGGGCCTCGAGTTCCGCTGA
- a CDS encoding Rieske (2Fe-2S) protein, whose protein sequence is MTSVNRQVVGHIDELEVGEMRMATVGERAIAVIRTSKGVYALDNACPHQGYGLTTGSLDLDDDPHGAAPDSTTSDSIASDGTTSDGAVVTCQWHNWKFRVADGVCVMGEEDVPCHRVDIDTEGQVAVTLVEPTNEEARARLWPSLRSGVLKDYRGQIARDAIRLMINEAAPADIMWEGVAIDAPRNDYGPGHAMAMAADCLHLAELWNGDDRALPLVQGLAGIAETSRDRPARALPAPDSTLDLIASIEAEQVESSMAATLGLIEDGADRATVRHQFIEAVSRHHLDYGHGAIYTQKAFELLERVGWERAPELLPHLAVGIATGTREDVLPYMTKAMRQLEHIDLDSLADAGSTRADGWSPDELALQLYEATTPPIELAADAIVRGGGVEGLLDAVSLAVSHRLLTHDVSRESGIHPTSFGWLDITHGLTYARAARWAWQHDPGPHTARLALFTAWLAFDTGRAQRQAATTQRQAATTQRQAATTQRQAATTQRQAATTPRQAVELIGEAEQLPVVAEALDPATDLDAYADRLARAAMDDRGGSFIVVAHLIKTTQAAREEAATIGSPLPLAATARFVHSPRRERFTASTVAESLSFVTTGRPPRR, encoded by the coding sequence ATGACTTCGGTAAATCGGCAGGTGGTCGGCCACATCGACGAGCTGGAGGTCGGGGAGATGCGCATGGCGACGGTCGGCGAGCGCGCCATCGCCGTGATCCGAACATCGAAAGGGGTCTACGCACTCGACAATGCCTGCCCCCATCAGGGGTACGGCCTGACGACCGGTTCCCTCGATCTCGACGACGACCCCCACGGCGCCGCCCCCGACAGCACCACTTCCGACAGCATCGCTTCCGACGGCACTACGTCCGATGGTGCGGTCGTCACCTGCCAGTGGCACAACTGGAAGTTCCGAGTTGCCGATGGTGTGTGCGTCATGGGCGAGGAAGACGTCCCCTGTCATCGGGTCGACATCGACACCGAGGGTCAGGTAGCGGTCACGCTGGTCGAACCGACCAACGAAGAAGCACGAGCTCGGCTGTGGCCGAGCCTTCGCTCCGGCGTCCTCAAGGACTACCGAGGCCAGATCGCCCGCGACGCCATCCGACTGATGATCAACGAGGCAGCACCCGCCGACATCATGTGGGAAGGCGTTGCGATCGATGCCCCTCGCAACGACTACGGACCGGGGCACGCCATGGCCATGGCCGCCGACTGCCTCCACCTCGCCGAGCTGTGGAACGGTGACGACCGTGCACTTCCGTTGGTGCAGGGTCTGGCCGGCATCGCCGAGACCTCACGCGACCGTCCGGCCCGAGCGCTCCCCGCCCCCGACTCGACGCTGGACCTCATCGCCAGCATCGAGGCCGAGCAGGTCGAGTCGTCGATGGCAGCCACGCTGGGATTGATCGAGGACGGCGCCGACCGCGCGACCGTCCGCCATCAGTTCATCGAGGCCGTGAGCAGGCACCATCTCGATTATGGGCACGGGGCGATCTACACGCAGAAGGCGTTCGAGCTCTTGGAACGGGTGGGCTGGGAGCGGGCGCCCGAGCTGCTCCCCCACCTCGCCGTCGGCATCGCGACCGGCACTCGTGAGGACGTCCTGCCCTACATGACCAAGGCGATGCGCCAACTCGAGCACATCGACCTCGACTCGCTGGCCGATGCCGGATCGACACGAGCCGACGGTTGGAGCCCTGACGAGCTGGCGCTCCAGCTGTACGAGGCCACGACCCCACCCATCGAGCTCGCAGCCGACGCCATCGTGCGGGGTGGCGGCGTCGAAGGGTTGCTCGATGCGGTGAGCCTTGCGGTCTCGCATCGGCTGCTCACCCACGACGTGTCCCGGGAGTCGGGGATCCACCCGACGTCCTTCGGCTGGCTCGACATCACGCACGGCCTCACCTACGCCCGTGCGGCCCGGTGGGCGTGGCAGCACGACCCGGGACCACACACGGCACGATTGGCCCTGTTCACTGCGTGGCTGGCGTTCGACACGGGAAGGGCACAGCGTCAAGCTGCAACAACACAGCGTCAAGCTGCAACAACACAGCGCCAAGCTGCAACAACACAGCGCCAAGCTGCGACAACACAGCGTCAAGCTGCAACAACACCGCGCCAAGCTGTCGAGCTGATCGGCGAGGCGGAGCAGCTGCCGGTCGTGGCCGAGGCACTCGACCCGGCGACCGACCTCGACGCCTACGCCGACCGACTGGCACGCGCCGCGATGGACGACCGTGGCGGCTCGTTCATCGTGGTCGCCCATCTGATCAAGACCACACAGGCCGCACGCGAAGAAGCGGCGACCATCGGGTCACCGCTCCCACTCGCCGCCACCGCCCGTTTCGTTCACTCGCCCCGACGGGAGCGGTTCACAGCGAGCACCGTGGCCGAGTCGCTGTCGTTCGTCACCACCGGTCGACCGCCCCGGCGCTGA
- a CDS encoding helix-turn-helix domain-containing protein, whose translation MPLSDEDPKRRIVHRLKRADAMTAVELASDFGVTPTAIRQHLEQLEAAGLVRRAEPSEPSGRGRPAVRFVLTELAAELFPDRHSDLTIELIESIRTAIGEPALDAVITKRSERQEAAYRERLGESPVAIRASRLAEVRSAEGYMAEIIDGDDGSLTLVEHHCPICDAASVCQALCRDEQRVFAALFADVATVERTSHLLAGDTRCAYRIRPIPPPAP comes from the coding sequence ATGCCGCTTTCCGACGAAGATCCCAAGCGTCGCATCGTCCACCGGCTGAAGCGGGCCGACGCGATGACGGCGGTGGAACTGGCCTCGGACTTCGGGGTGACGCCCACCGCGATCCGACAACACCTCGAGCAGCTCGAAGCTGCAGGGCTCGTGCGCCGCGCCGAGCCCAGCGAGCCGAGCGGCCGTGGCCGGCCGGCCGTGCGATTCGTACTCACCGAGCTCGCCGCCGAGCTGTTCCCCGACCGCCACAGCGATCTCACGATCGAACTCATCGAGTCGATTCGTACTGCGATCGGCGAGCCGGCGCTCGATGCCGTGATCACCAAGCGATCCGAGCGGCAGGAGGCGGCGTATCGGGAACGGTTGGGGGAGTCGCCCGTGGCGATCCGAGCGTCGCGTCTGGCCGAGGTCCGCTCGGCCGAGGGCTACATGGCCGAGATCATCGACGGCGACGACGGCTCGTTGACCCTGGTGGAGCACCACTGTCCGATCTGCGATGCGGCCAGCGTCTGCCAGGCGCTGTGTCGCGACGAGCAGCGGGTGTTCGCTGCGCTGTTCGCCGACGTTGCCACGGTCGAGCGAACCTCACATTTGCTGGCCGGTGACACCCGCTGCGCCTATCGGATCCGACCGATCCCCCCGCCGGCGCCGTAA
- a CDS encoding alpha/beta hydrolase: MASSERSRQAAPHTLLTVLESRAIFEMGAMVAASPLLRLAGRGDEHPVLVLPGFMGSDRSSIALRSVLRSQGYWTHGWGLGRNIGPTQRIIDGMAERLQLLHDRHDRPVSIIGWSLGGIYARQLARTAPDSVRQVITLGSPFRIDEQSRSAASDLYDRMKPFHVKELEALTGPDQAPLPVPSTAIYSRTDGIARWWQCLETVGPMAENIEVKGSHSGLGHNPAVIAAISDRLMQPIDDWRPFNPPPWARRSYPRPSNWRDVENDAALRTAAA, encoded by the coding sequence ATGGCATCCAGTGAGCGATCCCGACAAGCGGCACCCCACACCCTCTTGACCGTGCTCGAGTCTCGGGCGATCTTCGAGATGGGGGCGATGGTCGCCGCCTCGCCACTGCTGCGCCTCGCCGGGCGTGGCGACGAACACCCGGTGCTGGTCCTGCCGGGCTTCATGGGCAGCGACCGCTCGAGCATCGCACTCCGTTCGGTGCTCCGCAGCCAGGGCTACTGGACCCATGGCTGGGGACTCGGCCGCAACATCGGCCCCACGCAGCGCATCATCGACGGCATGGCCGAGCGTCTCCAGCTGCTCCACGATCGCCACGATCGCCCGGTGAGCATCATCGGCTGGAGCCTCGGTGGGATCTACGCACGCCAGCTCGCCCGCACGGCTCCCGACTCGGTTCGCCAGGTCATCACCCTCGGCAGCCCCTTCCGCATCGACGAGCAGTCCCGCAGTGCAGCCTCCGACCTCTACGACCGGATGAAGCCGTTCCATGTCAAGGAACTCGAGGCCCTCACCGGGCCCGACCAGGCACCGCTGCCGGTGCCGTCGACCGCGATCTACTCCCGCACCGACGGCATCGCTCGTTGGTGGCAGTGTCTCGAGACGGTGGGGCCGATGGCGGAGAACATCGAGGTCAAGGGCAGCCACAGCGGCCTCGGCCACAACCCGGCGGTGATCGCCGCCATCAGCGATCGCCTCATGCAGCCGATCGACGACTGGCGTCCGTTCAATCCCCCGCCGTGGGCCCGTCGGTCCTACCCACGTCCATCCAACTGGCGCGACGTCGAGAACGACGCTGCGCTGCGAACTGCTGCCGCCTGA
- a CDS encoding ABC-F family ATP-binding cassette domain-containing protein, whose product MSSIVISDLDYAPPGGDSLFFDISFGVAPGDHAALVGANGVGKSTILRILSGELEPDAGEFSLSGTVLTMTQDVGMSSPDTSLREMLIEVALPELRQAGRALVAAEKAMIDGTDDGMKYAEALTDWGDLGGYELEAQWAASAARSVKTPVADFSTRLVGELSGGERKRLVLDLLLNSGADILLLDEPDNYLDIPTRVWLEEQLIACRSTILMVSHDRSLLERVATKIVVIEGSGCWVHGGSYTTFPEARARRQELLGDALKRWTDEERRLFHHMKVMKQRAAQNFKNATKANAAETRWERFVAAGPPPPLVPDQHIYVNLRGADSARRVVKMDDLSVGDLFLPFSDEVYFGERVGLIGPNGTGKSHLLRALAGELPPDEGTIALGPRTSVGVFTQINDRPDFVGREAFDITRERVADDERAMKSLARYGLAAHARQAFETLSGGQKARLEILGLELEGHNVLLLDEPTDNLDIESSEALEKALDGFQGTVIAVSHDRTFLARLDRFVMIDDDGSVYAVPDFELALEALSDPANVGSLRRVKLLSA is encoded by the coding sequence GTGAGCAGCATCGTCATCTCCGACCTCGACTACGCCCCGCCCGGTGGCGATTCGTTGTTCTTCGACATCAGTTTCGGCGTGGCGCCCGGTGATCACGCGGCCCTCGTCGGGGCCAACGGCGTTGGCAAGTCGACGATTCTCCGCATCCTGTCGGGAGAACTCGAGCCCGACGCCGGTGAGTTCTCGCTCAGCGGCACCGTCCTCACCATGACCCAAGACGTCGGGATGTCGAGCCCCGACACGAGCCTGCGGGAGATGCTGATCGAGGTCGCACTCCCCGAGCTCCGCCAGGCCGGGCGAGCGCTCGTCGCCGCCGAGAAGGCGATGATCGACGGTACGGACGACGGCATGAAGTACGCCGAGGCGCTCACCGATTGGGGCGACCTCGGCGGCTACGAGCTCGAAGCCCAGTGGGCGGCGTCGGCCGCCCGCAGCGTGAAGACGCCCGTGGCCGACTTCTCGACCCGCCTCGTCGGGGAGTTGTCCGGCGGCGAGCGCAAGCGCCTGGTCCTCGACCTGCTGCTCAACTCGGGGGCCGACATCCTGCTCCTCGACGAGCCGGACAACTACCTCGACATCCCCACTCGGGTCTGGCTCGAGGAACAGCTCATCGCCTGCCGGAGCACGATCTTGATGGTGAGCCACGACCGATCGCTCCTCGAACGTGTCGCCACGAAGATCGTCGTGATCGAAGGCTCGGGCTGCTGGGTGCATGGCGGCTCGTACACCACGTTCCCCGAGGCACGCGCCCGTCGGCAGGAGCTGCTCGGCGACGCGCTCAAGCGTTGGACCGACGAGGAGCGCCGCCTCTTCCATCACATGAAGGTGATGAAGCAACGGGCGGCGCAGAACTTCAAGAACGCCACCAAGGCGAACGCCGCGGAGACCCGATGGGAGCGCTTCGTCGCCGCCGGCCCTCCCCCGCCGCTGGTCCCCGACCAACACATCTACGTGAATCTGCGCGGCGCCGACTCGGCCCGGCGCGTCGTGAAGATGGACGACCTGTCGGTTGGCGACCTCTTCCTGCCGTTCTCCGACGAGGTCTACTTCGGCGAGCGGGTTGGCCTGATCGGCCCCAACGGCACCGGCAAGAGCCACCTCCTGCGTGCCCTCGCCGGCGAGTTGCCGCCCGACGAGGGCACGATCGCCCTCGGTCCTCGCACCTCGGTTGGGGTGTTCACCCAGATCAACGATCGCCCGGACTTCGTCGGACGCGAAGCCTTTGACATCACCCGAGAGCGAGTCGCCGACGACGAGCGGGCCATGAAGTCGCTCGCCCGCTACGGATTGGCCGCGCACGCCCGGCAGGCGTTCGAGACCTTGTCGGGTGGGCAGAAGGCCCGGCTCGAGATCCTCGGACTCGAGCTGGAGGGCCACAACGTGCTGCTCCTCGACGAACCGACCGACAACCTCGACATCGAGTCCTCCGAGGCGTTGGAGAAGGCACTCGACGGGTTCCAGGGCACGGTGATCGCCGTCAGCCACGACCGCACCTTCCTCGCCCGGCTCGATCGCTTCGTCATGATCGACGACGACGGCTCGGTGTACGCCGTCCCCGACTTCGAGCTCGCACTGGAGGCGTTGTCGGATCCAGCGAACGTCGGCTCGCTGCGGAGGGTCAAGCTGCTCTCGGCCTGA
- a CDS encoding ATP-binding protein, which produces MMRSNGANFYRMATDALAEAFAIEDVDGRLVWANNAASTMLADLTGGRRLCEGDLIREYFPQVFDEAGNACDESQTMQRLALDTNATHDNVIRGAETASGMRWFSCRSVPMSDPLTGERCVVHSLTEVTEQRRLQAELERHERHLQLALEYGPIGMAVVSGDGRFTEANPAFCRLVGWDREQLIGGPIRSITHRDDFVAVEAMARRTLSGGHESFQIEMRFVGRDGTPIPVRAVVALVGEAKGAHNFMMQCVDITAQKRVEAAQIEALRKERQLVSDLREVERLRADFVATASHELRTPLVSLLGFCELMAEELDGAASVAELRPLVESATRNGHRLQQLIDDLLAIAQIEAGGMNRRFDPVSVASLVGSVGELMAVIARREHVDLDLDVGDEVGWVIGDAEQLERVLLNIVGNAVKFTPAGGRVRLSATTSPQAMDEVVLEVEDTGIGIPLAEQDQLFTRFYRSSTARAAAVAGTGLGLAIAAEIVDAHDGSIAVTSRPGEGSTFTIRLPRSPIKQADWSI; this is translated from the coding sequence ATGATGCGGAGCAACGGAGCCAATTTCTATCGAATGGCGACCGACGCCCTGGCCGAAGCGTTCGCCATCGAAGACGTCGATGGCCGGCTGGTGTGGGCGAACAATGCCGCGTCCACCATGCTGGCCGACCTCACCGGCGGCCGGCGTCTGTGCGAGGGCGACCTGATCAGGGAGTACTTCCCGCAGGTCTTCGACGAAGCCGGCAATGCCTGCGACGAGAGCCAAACCATGCAGCGGTTGGCACTCGACACGAACGCGACACACGACAATGTCATCCGGGGCGCCGAGACGGCCTCGGGGATGCGTTGGTTCAGCTGCCGATCGGTGCCGATGAGCGACCCGCTCACCGGCGAGCGATGCGTGGTGCATTCGCTCACCGAGGTCACCGAGCAGCGCCGGCTGCAGGCTGAACTGGAGCGCCACGAGCGTCATCTCCAGCTGGCGCTCGAGTACGGCCCGATCGGGATGGCGGTGGTCTCCGGCGATGGGCGTTTCACCGAGGCGAATCCGGCCTTCTGTCGCCTGGTCGGTTGGGACCGCGAACAACTGATCGGCGGTCCGATCCGCAGCATCACGCACCGGGACGACTTCGTTGCCGTCGAGGCGATGGCTCGGCGGACCCTGTCGGGCGGCCATGAGAGCTTTCAGATCGAGATGCGATTCGTGGGGCGCGACGGGACGCCGATCCCGGTGCGGGCAGTGGTTGCGCTCGTCGGTGAGGCCAAGGGCGCACACAACTTCATGATGCAGTGCGTCGACATCACCGCCCAGAAGCGGGTGGAGGCGGCACAGATCGAGGCGCTGCGCAAAGAACGGCAACTGGTGAGTGACCTGCGAGAGGTCGAGCGGCTTCGGGCCGACTTCGTCGCCACCGCCTCACACGAACTCCGTACTCCTCTGGTGAGCCTGCTCGGGTTCTGTGAGCTGATGGCCGAGGAACTCGACGGTGCCGCCTCGGTCGCCGAACTCCGGCCGCTGGTCGAATCGGCAACCCGCAACGGTCATCGCCTCCAGCAGTTGATCGATGACCTGTTGGCTATCGCACAGATCGAGGCAGGCGGGATGAACCGTCGCTTCGACCCGGTCAGTGTGGCAAGTCTCGTCGGCAGCGTCGGTGAGTTGATGGCCGTCATCGCGCGGCGAGAGCACGTCGACCTCGACCTCGATGTCGGTGACGAGGTCGGCTGGGTCATCGGCGACGCCGAGCAGCTCGAGCGAGTGCTGTTGAACATCGTCGGCAACGCCGTCAAGTTCACCCCGGCCGGTGGACGGGTGCGGCTGTCGGCGACGACCAGTCCGCAGGCAATGGACGAGGTCGTGCTCGAAGTCGAAGACACCGGCATCGGCATTCCGCTGGCCGAACAGGACCAACTCTTCACCCGGTTCTACCGATCGTCGACCGCACGAGCGGCGGCAGTGGCGGGTACAGGACTCGGATTGGCCATCGCCGCCGAGATCGTCGACGCGCACGACGGCAGCATCGCGGTGA